A single window of Actinoallomurus bryophytorum DNA harbors:
- a CDS encoding ATP-binding cassette domain-containing protein, with product MNEVRGHRVLAAALRRQPRRLVLFGVWSALEAAPVLVFGRAVAGATDAFLAHRVEAALCWLAVLAGAAVVGAVGATRVYGPLAAIVEPLRDALVRHVVRGAVHDSVRTGRRDDGAVARLTQQVEIVRDTFAGLLMIVQGFVFTLAGALIGLLTLMPVTLLLVVPPVLVGLGLFLCLVSRSITRQRQLILAEERIAESATALAAGLRDVTACGSEEAMAASAGRLIDAQAATARSMARLAAGRTVALAVGGRLPLLLILGAAPWLVRHGATPGVILGSLTYVLQGLSPALSTIIRGVGGSGLRLAVTLDRVMEAAEVTQVPRPSRPAGGDLRLCGVSFAYGPGAAPVVDDLSLRVPDGDHLAIVGPSGIGKSTLSLLAAGLLTPSAGSVTLGGVPADEADPDDRALIPQEAYVFGGTLRDNLCYLRPGASDHALDRAVTAVGAGDLAERLGGYRAEVSPETLSAGERQLIALVRAYLSPARLVILDEATCHLDALAEERAERAFASRPGSLIVIAHRMTSARRARHILVLDGTRSWLGTHEDLLADCGLYRELHGHWSAPPPEPTGRTGREASPSPA from the coding sequence GTGAATGAGGTACGTGGCCACCGGGTCCTGGCCGCCGCGCTGCGCCGGCAGCCGCGCCGGCTCGTGCTGTTCGGCGTCTGGTCGGCGCTGGAGGCGGCTCCCGTGCTGGTCTTCGGGCGTGCGGTCGCGGGCGCCACCGACGCGTTCCTCGCCCACCGTGTCGAGGCCGCGCTGTGCTGGCTGGCGGTGCTGGCCGGCGCGGCGGTGGTCGGGGCGGTGGGCGCCACGCGGGTGTACGGGCCGCTGGCCGCGATCGTCGAACCGCTCCGCGACGCCCTCGTCCGCCATGTCGTACGGGGCGCGGTCCACGACTCGGTACGCACCGGGCGCCGTGACGACGGCGCCGTCGCCCGCCTCACCCAGCAGGTGGAGATCGTCCGAGATACGTTCGCCGGGCTGCTGATGATCGTCCAGGGCTTCGTCTTCACGCTGGCCGGCGCGCTGATCGGCCTGCTGACGCTGATGCCGGTGACGCTCCTGCTGGTCGTGCCGCCGGTCCTCGTGGGGCTCGGGCTGTTCCTCTGCCTCGTCTCGCGTTCGATCACCCGGCAGCGGCAACTGATCCTCGCCGAGGAGCGGATCGCCGAGTCCGCCACGGCGCTCGCGGCGGGCCTGCGGGACGTCACCGCGTGCGGCTCGGAGGAGGCGATGGCGGCCTCGGCCGGACGGTTGATCGACGCTCAGGCCGCGACCGCGCGGTCGATGGCCCGGCTCGCCGCCGGCCGTACGGTGGCGCTGGCCGTGGGCGGGCGGCTGCCGCTGCTGCTCATCCTGGGCGCCGCGCCGTGGCTGGTACGGCACGGCGCGACGCCGGGCGTCATCCTGGGTTCGCTGACGTACGTGCTGCAGGGCCTCTCCCCCGCGCTGAGCACGATCATCCGGGGAGTGGGCGGCAGCGGACTGCGGCTGGCCGTGACGCTGGACCGCGTCATGGAGGCGGCCGAGGTGACGCAGGTGCCCCGGCCGTCCCGTCCGGCAGGCGGCGACCTGCGGCTGTGCGGGGTGAGCTTCGCGTACGGGCCCGGGGCCGCGCCGGTGGTCGACGACCTGTCCCTGCGGGTGCCGGACGGCGACCACCTCGCCATCGTCGGCCCCAGCGGCATCGGCAAGTCGACACTGTCGCTGCTCGCCGCCGGCCTCCTCACGCCCTCGGCGGGGTCCGTCACCCTCGGCGGCGTACCCGCCGACGAGGCGGACCCGGACGACCGCGCGCTGATCCCCCAGGAGGCGTACGTCTTCGGCGGCACGCTGCGGGACAACCTGTGTTATCTGCGCCCCGGCGCCTCCGACCACGCCCTGGACCGCGCCGTCACGGCCGTGGGCGCGGGTGACCTCGCCGAACGACTCGGCGGATATCGAGCCGAGGTGTCCCCCGAGACGCTCTCGGCCGGCGAACGCCAGCTCATCGCCCTCGTACGGGCGTACCTGTCGCCGGCGCGGCTGGTCATCCTGGACGAGGCGACCTGCCACCTGGACGCCCTCGCCGAAGAACGGGCCGAACGCGCCTTCGCGTCCCGCCCCGGCTCACTCATCGTCATCGCCCACCGGATGACCTCGGCCCGCCGCGCGCGTCACATCCTCGTCCTGGACGGCACCCGCTCGTGGCTGGGCACCCATGAGGACCTGCTCGCGGACTGCGGCCTCTACCGCGAGCTGCACGGCCACTGGTCGGCACCACCTCCGGAACCGACCGGGCGAACGGGTCGCGAAGCCTCCCCGTCCCCGGCCTAG
- a CDS encoding class I SAM-dependent methyltransferase codes for MVEHQRETRAAYDGVVELYASLFADRLETQPFARAMIGIFAELVRGTGNRRVADVGCGPGHLTALLHEQGLDAFGLDLSPAMVDHARRANPALRFDEAWMESLPVEDGALGGVMAHYSMIHTPPGELPALLAEQVRVLAPEGLFLVSFFATDGPEPVRFDHKVTPAYSWPVDRFAGLLAEAGLVVFGRLVHDPASERGFLDAHLLARRRS; via the coding sequence GTGGTGGAGCATCAGCGGGAGACCAGGGCGGCCTATGACGGGGTCGTCGAGTTGTACGCGTCGCTGTTCGCCGACCGGCTGGAGACGCAGCCGTTCGCGCGGGCCATGATCGGTATCTTCGCCGAGCTGGTGCGCGGTACGGGGAACCGGCGAGTGGCCGACGTCGGGTGCGGACCCGGACATCTGACGGCCCTGCTGCACGAGCAGGGGCTGGACGCGTTCGGCCTCGACCTTTCCCCGGCCATGGTCGACCATGCCCGGCGGGCCAATCCGGCGTTGCGGTTCGACGAGGCGTGGATGGAGTCCCTGCCGGTCGAGGACGGCGCGCTCGGCGGCGTGATGGCCCACTACTCGATGATCCACACCCCGCCCGGGGAACTGCCCGCGCTGCTCGCCGAGCAGGTGCGCGTCCTGGCGCCGGAGGGGCTGTTCCTGGTCTCGTTCTTCGCGACCGACGGACCGGAGCCGGTCCGCTTCGACCACAAGGTGACTCCTGCCTACAGCTGGCCCGTGGACCGGTTCGCCGGACTCCTGGCAGAGGCAGGGCTCGTGGTGTTCGGCCGGCTCGTCCACGATCCGGCCTCCGAGCGTGGCTTCCTCGACGCCCACCTGCTGGCCCGCCGCCGTTCCTAG
- a CDS encoding response regulator transcription factor encodes MIHVLIVENMNLIRGGLVALLSGHPDMAVVAALESADKALPAALELEPDVVLLGAGMEDANGFAIAKSLHDELRSCAIVIMANRRRPGDLRRAVAAGVMGYLLIDAPPDDLADAVRRAAQGERVIDSELAFAALDSAESPLTDREVDVLRLAAQGASSAEIAGHLFLSVRTVRNHISRIIGKIGARNRIDAIRIADDAGWL; translated from the coding sequence GTGATCCACGTTCTCATCGTTGAGAATATGAACCTGATTCGGGGCGGCCTGGTCGCCCTGCTTTCCGGACATCCGGATATGGCGGTGGTAGCGGCGTTGGAATCCGCAGACAAGGCACTTCCCGCCGCCCTGGAACTCGAACCCGACGTCGTCCTGCTCGGGGCGGGTATGGAGGATGCCAACGGATTTGCGATCGCCAAATCTCTCCACGACGAATTACGGTCATGCGCGATCGTCATAATGGCAAATCGCCGCCGGCCGGGCGATCTGCGCCGCGCCGTCGCCGCGGGGGTCATGGGCTATCTGCTGATCGACGCCCCTCCGGACGACCTGGCCGACGCGGTACGCCGGGCCGCACAGGGCGAGCGGGTGATCGACTCCGAGCTCGCCTTCGCCGCCCTCGACAGCGCGGAGAGTCCCCTGACCGACCGGGAGGTCGACGTACTGCGGCTCGCGGCGCAGGGTGCGTCATCCGCGGAGATCGCCGGCCATCTGTTCCTTTCGGTACGAACGGTGCGCAACCACATCTCGCGCATCATCGGGAAGATCGGCGCCCGCAACCGGATCGACGCCATCCGCATCGCCGACGACGCGGGCTGGTTATGA
- the hutI gene encoding imidazolonepropionase, which produces MSTVITNIGELAGAAEDRWLIEDAALVIDGDRVAWAGPAADAPAADESYDAGGRAVLPGFVDSHAHLVFAGERAEEFAARMSGRPYAAGGIRTTVERTRAASDDDLRANVRRIVGEMARQGTTTVECKSGYGLTVEQEERAVRIAAELVDEVTFLGAHVVPAGVDPAEYVGLVTGPMLAACAPHARWIDVFCERGAFDADQTRQILSAGRAAGLVPRLHANQLGHGPGVGIAVEYDAASADHCTYLSDEDLAALAGSETVATLLPGVEFSTRQPYPDARALIDAGASVALATDCNPGSCYSSSMAFCIALAVREMHMTPEEAVRAATEGGAKALRRTDVGHLRPGARADVLMLDAPSHIHLAYRPGVPQVARVWRAGGPI; this is translated from the coding sequence GTGAGCACCGTGATCACGAACATCGGAGAGCTGGCCGGGGCCGCCGAGGACCGGTGGCTGATCGAGGACGCCGCGCTCGTCATCGACGGTGACCGCGTCGCGTGGGCCGGGCCGGCCGCGGACGCGCCGGCGGCCGATGAGAGCTACGACGCGGGCGGCCGGGCGGTGCTGCCCGGGTTCGTGGACTCCCACGCGCATCTGGTGTTCGCGGGGGAGCGGGCGGAGGAGTTCGCCGCGCGGATGAGCGGCCGGCCGTACGCGGCCGGGGGGATCCGTACGACCGTCGAGCGCACCCGCGCCGCCTCCGACGACGACCTGCGGGCCAACGTGCGCAGGATCGTCGGTGAGATGGCCCGGCAGGGCACGACCACGGTCGAGTGCAAGTCCGGGTACGGCCTGACCGTGGAGCAGGAGGAGCGGGCCGTGCGGATCGCGGCCGAGCTCGTGGACGAGGTCACCTTCCTCGGCGCCCACGTCGTACCGGCCGGTGTCGATCCCGCCGAGTACGTCGGCCTCGTCACCGGCCCGATGCTGGCCGCCTGCGCGCCGCACGCGCGCTGGATCGACGTGTTCTGCGAGCGGGGGGCCTTCGACGCGGACCAGACCCGGCAGATCCTGTCCGCCGGGCGTGCCGCCGGTCTCGTGCCGCGGCTGCACGCCAACCAGCTCGGCCACGGGCCGGGGGTGGGGATCGCGGTCGAGTACGACGCCGCGTCCGCCGACCACTGCACGTACCTGTCCGATGAGGACCTCGCCGCGCTGGCGGGCTCGGAGACGGTGGCGACGCTGCTGCCCGGCGTGGAGTTCTCGACCCGCCAGCCGTACCCGGACGCCCGCGCGCTCATCGACGCGGGCGCGAGCGTCGCGCTGGCCACCGACTGCAACCCGGGCTCGTGCTACTCGTCCAGCATGGCGTTCTGCATCGCCCTGGCCGTACGCGAGATGCACATGACGCCGGAGGAGGCCGTACGCGCGGCCACGGAGGGCGGGGCGAAGGCGCTGCGGCGCACCGACGTCGGGCATCTGCGGCCCGGTGCCCGCGCCGACGTCCTCATGCTCGACGCACCGTCGCACATCCATCTCGCCTACCGGCCCGGGGTCCCCCAAGTGGCCCGCGTATGGCGTGCGGGCGGACCGATATAG
- a CDS encoding DUF4279 domain-containing protein has translation MEIEQYAYFALKSAVVPAAEMAERLGMEPDEVSVRGSRIAEPPRPIRHAWKIVCRKPGLAVDEQIGQIMDRLRPCRERIVAFSAELRARDPDQAGAVLEVVRYFDHSGGEALERPRDPADRHRLLGWALDHEVLEFLVATGAHLDVDEYGSP, from the coding sequence GTGGAGATCGAGCAGTACGCCTATTTCGCGCTGAAAAGCGCGGTCGTCCCGGCAGCGGAGATGGCGGAGCGGCTGGGCATGGAACCAGACGAGGTATCGGTTCGGGGCAGTCGGATCGCCGAGCCGCCGAGGCCGATCCGCCATGCGTGGAAGATCGTGTGCCGAAAGCCCGGCCTGGCGGTCGACGAGCAGATCGGCCAGATCATGGACCGTCTCCGGCCCTGCCGGGAGCGGATCGTGGCGTTCTCCGCGGAGCTCAGGGCCCGGGATCCGGACCAGGCCGGCGCGGTTCTCGAGGTGGTGCGCTACTTCGATCATTCCGGCGGAGAAGCGCTCGAGCGCCCGCGAGATCCCGCCGACCGGCACCGTCTTCTGGGCTGGGCCCTCGATCACGAGGTGCTGGAGTTCCTCGTCGCGACGGGCGCCCACCTGGACGTTGACGAGTACGGATCCCCCTGA
- a CDS encoding FAD-dependent monooxygenase, producing MDETQVLIAGAGPTGLTLACDLARRGVDVRIVEKERLAGSRGKGLQPRTLEVFDDLGVLDAVMAAGAEYPPLRSYAGGEVVWEGRMHEPKEPTPEVPYPNVMMLPQWRTERILRDRLAELGVRVEHAELTGFEQDADGVTAVLDGTRQVRAAYLVGSDGGRSLVRKRLGVGFEGETHETERMLIADVRTDDLDREHWHIWGDMATQALKVGLCPMPGTDVFQLTAPVTGDETPDLSPATFEKLAAEVSGVRLRDVGWMSLYRVNIRMAERFRDGRVFLAGDAAHVHSPAGGQGLNTGVQDAYNLGWKLAAERALDTYEEERLPVAAGVLGLSTRPYREIAERQAEAYRRGGETEQLGIGYPGGSLSVGGGKAGQRAPDAPLRDGRLFDVFRGPHFTLLGFGEHHAETVARIGERYGAAVRAHTVGATGDLVDSGGHARRAYGTDGLVLVRPDGYIGVYDASPEDYLRALA from the coding sequence ATGGACGAGACACAGGTACTGATCGCGGGCGCCGGGCCGACCGGGCTCACTCTGGCATGCGACCTCGCGCGGCGTGGCGTCGACGTGCGGATCGTGGAGAAGGAACGGCTCGCCGGGTCGCGCGGGAAGGGGCTGCAGCCGCGCACGCTGGAGGTCTTCGACGACCTCGGCGTGCTCGATGCCGTGATGGCCGCCGGGGCGGAGTACCCACCCCTTCGCTCGTACGCGGGCGGCGAGGTCGTCTGGGAGGGCCGCATGCACGAGCCGAAGGAGCCGACGCCGGAGGTTCCCTATCCCAACGTGATGATGCTCCCGCAGTGGCGCACCGAGCGGATCCTGCGCGACCGGCTGGCCGAGCTGGGTGTCCGCGTCGAACACGCCGAGCTGACCGGGTTCGAGCAGGACGCCGACGGCGTGACGGCCGTTCTCGACGGGACCCGGCAGGTCCGCGCCGCCTACCTCGTCGGCTCGGACGGTGGCCGCAGCCTCGTGCGCAAGCGGCTCGGGGTCGGTTTCGAGGGCGAGACCCACGAGACCGAGCGGATGCTGATCGCCGACGTCCGCACCGACGACCTCGACCGCGAGCACTGGCACATCTGGGGCGACATGGCGACACAGGCGCTCAAGGTCGGGCTCTGCCCGATGCCGGGCACCGACGTCTTCCAGCTCACCGCCCCCGTCACCGGTGACGAGACGCCGGACCTGTCCCCGGCGACGTTCGAGAAGCTCGCCGCGGAGGTGTCCGGCGTACGGCTGCGGGACGTGGGCTGGATGTCGCTCTACCGCGTCAACATCCGGATGGCCGAACGCTTCCGCGACGGCCGGGTCTTCCTGGCCGGGGACGCCGCGCACGTGCACTCCCCGGCCGGCGGGCAGGGCCTCAACACCGGTGTGCAGGACGCCTACAACCTCGGCTGGAAGCTGGCCGCCGAACGCGCGCTGGACACGTACGAGGAGGAACGGCTCCCGGTCGCCGCGGGGGTGCTCGGTCTCAGCACCCGCCCGTACCGCGAGATCGCCGAGCGGCAGGCCGAGGCGTACCGCCGTGGCGGGGAGACCGAGCAGCTCGGCATCGGCTATCCCGGCGGCTCGCTGTCGGTCGGCGGCGGGAAGGCCGGGCAGCGCGCTCCGGACGCGCCGCTGCGCGACGGGCGGCTGTTCGACGTCTTCCGCGGCCCGCACTTCACCCTGCTCGGCTTCGGCGAGCACCATGCCGAGACCGTCGCGCGGATCGGCGAGCGGTACGGTGCCGCGGTCCGTGCCCACACCGTGGGCGCCACGGGCGATCTCGTGGACTCCGGCGGCCACGCGCGCCGCGCGTACGGCACGGACGGCCTGGTCCTGGTGCGGCCCGACGGTTACATCGGGGTCTACGACGCCTCGCCGGAGGACTACCTGCGGGCGCTGGCCTGA
- a CDS encoding BTAD domain-containing putative transcriptional regulator, with the protein MRVAMLGPLRVRGEGDRPIEVGGARLRLLLIRLALDPGRVVTADRLAEDLWGDDLPVDPAGALQTLVARLRRAFGSERAVIVSHPAGYLLDVAPDGVDVWMFERAAEDGHAALEAGDPERAGVVLRAGLELWRGTPFADAGGALFAMAPAARLEETRLAMIEDRIDADLAAGTHVPVAEVEEPAREHPLRERLHARLVRVLCAADRRAEALEAYERIRHDLAERLGVDPGPELRAAHLAALRTERAPRRGGLPARATGFVGRDTELAALRAALEESRLVTITGFGGTGKTRLALEAASGLSRPVRLVELGSVADPARVVPAVVATVGDDGVFGTDTGRPPLERLASMLTGHDLLLILDNCEHVIDAAAGVAEHLLAAAPDVTILATSREPLAIGGETLFPLSPLGLPEPGTDPRAAPAVALFAERAAAVRPGFTVNEDVAHICRELEGIPLAIELAAARLRSLTVGQLTERIGDRFGLLERGSRTAQPRHRTLRAVVDWSWELLDEAEREVLRRLSVFFGGATVAAVTSVCEPARDTVDLLAGLVDKSLLLMTEDEQDVRYRLLDTVREYARERLEQAGEAGRVRAAHAGFYAGFAETAEPRLRGGDQLLWLARLDAEQGNLDAALGHAIESGRHGTALRLIIARTWPWVMRGRRREAEDWARAVLAAVGDDAPPGHELAHGMCVLIAAAEDSSGVQRALEVVNRSDRPAALGAWTIAGGHMGQAAVIRAHASEVAERLGASPDPWLRAMAGLASGLVRLEFTSGGAGEAEEHLRAAEEGFTAVGDRWGEAVTLFALGMVLANRGSWSDTVRVLERARARAAAVGGVEEIPAPMMLLVQLGQARTRAGDRAGARTDLERALVTAERGGDALALARVRHALGDLAYADGDPDGAARCHRAALACVREAPKQFLALLHMSAACAEAALGDDDRAGELASHALTLIAGSGDDVARATVLEGAACRLRHDDAVAVLSAARTLRGIEDTADPGVRALLDRCRAELGEERFAAAWSRVLSSPESFARQASARR; encoded by the coding sequence ATGCGTGTGGCGATGCTGGGACCGCTGCGGGTGCGGGGCGAGGGCGACCGGCCCATCGAGGTCGGTGGGGCGCGGCTGCGGCTCCTGCTGATCCGGCTCGCGCTCGACCCCGGGCGGGTCGTGACGGCCGACCGGCTCGCCGAGGACCTCTGGGGCGATGACCTGCCCGTGGATCCCGCCGGAGCGTTGCAGACGCTCGTCGCCCGGCTGCGCCGGGCCTTCGGGAGTGAGCGCGCGGTGATCGTGTCGCATCCCGCCGGGTACCTCCTCGACGTCGCGCCCGACGGCGTGGACGTGTGGATGTTCGAGCGGGCGGCCGAGGACGGGCATGCGGCGTTGGAGGCCGGAGACCCGGAGCGTGCGGGGGTCGTACTCCGCGCCGGGCTCGAGCTGTGGCGCGGGACGCCGTTCGCCGACGCGGGAGGCGCCCTGTTCGCCATGGCGCCGGCCGCGCGACTCGAAGAGACGCGTCTCGCGATGATCGAGGATCGGATCGACGCCGACCTGGCGGCGGGGACGCACGTGCCGGTGGCCGAGGTCGAGGAGCCGGCACGCGAGCACCCTCTGCGCGAACGCCTGCATGCCCGGCTGGTACGCGTGCTGTGCGCCGCGGACCGGCGTGCGGAGGCACTGGAGGCCTACGAGCGGATCCGGCACGACCTCGCCGAACGGCTCGGCGTCGACCCCGGTCCCGAGCTGCGGGCCGCGCACCTGGCGGCGCTGCGGACCGAGCGCGCGCCACGCAGGGGCGGCCTGCCCGCGCGGGCGACCGGCTTCGTCGGCCGTGACACCGAACTGGCGGCACTCCGCGCCGCTCTGGAGGAGTCCCGGCTGGTCACGATCACGGGCTTCGGCGGCACCGGCAAGACCCGCCTGGCCCTGGAGGCGGCGTCCGGCCTGTCGCGGCCCGTACGCCTGGTCGAGCTCGGGTCCGTCGCCGATCCGGCACGCGTCGTCCCGGCCGTGGTGGCCACGGTCGGAGACGACGGCGTCTTCGGCACCGACACCGGCCGGCCACCGCTCGAACGCCTCGCGTCCATGCTCACAGGCCACGACCTGCTCCTGATCCTCGACAACTGCGAGCACGTGATCGACGCCGCCGCGGGCGTCGCCGAACACCTCCTGGCGGCCGCGCCGGACGTCACCATCCTCGCCACGAGCCGCGAACCGCTCGCCATCGGCGGCGAGACCCTGTTCCCGCTGTCCCCGCTGGGGCTGCCCGAGCCGGGGACCGACCCCCGCGCCGCGCCGGCGGTCGCGCTGTTCGCCGAGCGCGCCGCGGCGGTGCGGCCGGGATTCACCGTCAACGAGGACGTCGCCCACATCTGCCGCGAGCTGGAGGGCATCCCGCTCGCCATCGAGCTGGCGGCGGCACGCCTGCGGTCGCTGACGGTCGGGCAGCTCACCGAGCGGATCGGTGACCGGTTCGGGCTCCTGGAGCGCGGCAGCCGTACCGCCCAGCCGCGCCACCGTACGCTGCGCGCCGTCGTCGACTGGAGCTGGGAGCTCCTGGACGAGGCCGAGCGCGAGGTGCTCCGGCGGCTGTCGGTCTTCTTCGGCGGCGCCACCGTGGCGGCCGTGACCTCGGTCTGCGAGCCCGCCCGCGACACCGTCGACCTGCTCGCCGGGCTGGTCGACAAGTCTCTCCTCCTGATGACCGAGGACGAGCAGGACGTCCGTTACCGCCTCCTGGACACCGTGCGCGAGTACGCGCGTGAGCGTCTGGAACAGGCGGGAGAGGCCGGGCGTGTACGTGCCGCGCACGCCGGCTTCTACGCGGGGTTCGCCGAGACCGCCGAGCCGAGGCTGCGCGGCGGCGACCAGCTGCTGTGGCTGGCACGCCTCGACGCCGAGCAGGGCAACCTGGACGCGGCGCTCGGCCACGCCATCGAGTCCGGGCGCCACGGTACGGCCCTGCGCCTGATAATCGCGCGGACCTGGCCGTGGGTCATGCGCGGGCGCCGGCGCGAGGCGGAAGACTGGGCGCGGGCCGTGCTCGCGGCCGTGGGCGACGACGCCCCACCCGGTCACGAGCTGGCGCACGGCATGTGCGTCCTCATCGCGGCGGCCGAGGACTCATCCGGTGTCCAGCGCGCGCTGGAGGTGGTCAACCGCTCCGACCGGCCGGCCGCCCTCGGGGCCTGGACCATCGCGGGCGGTCACATGGGCCAGGCCGCCGTCATCCGGGCGCACGCGTCCGAGGTGGCCGAACGCCTCGGCGCGAGTCCGGACCCGTGGCTGCGGGCCATGGCCGGCCTGGCCTCCGGACTCGTGCGGTTGGAGTTCACCTCGGGCGGCGCGGGGGAGGCGGAGGAGCACCTGCGCGCCGCCGAGGAGGGCTTCACGGCGGTCGGCGACCGCTGGGGAGAGGCGGTCACCCTCTTCGCGCTCGGCATGGTGCTGGCCAACCGCGGTTCGTGGTCGGACACCGTACGCGTCCTCGAACGCGCGCGGGCCCGTGCCGCCGCGGTCGGCGGAGTGGAGGAGATCCCGGCGCCGATGATGCTGCTCGTCCAGCTGGGACAGGCGCGGACGAGGGCCGGTGACCGTGCCGGTGCCCGTACCGACCTCGAACGGGCGCTGGTGACCGCCGAGCGCGGCGGGGACGCGCTCGCGCTGGCCCGGGTCCGCCACGCGCTCGGCGACCTGGCGTACGCGGACGGCGATCCCGACGGAGCGGCCAGGTGCCACCGGGCGGCGCTGGCGTGCGTACGTGAGGCTCCGAAGCAGTTCCTGGCGCTCCTGCACATGTCGGCGGCCTGCGCCGAGGCCGCGCTGGGCGACGACGACCGTGCCGGCGAGCTGGCCTCGCATGCCCTCACCCTGATCGCCGGCTCCGGCGACGACGTGGCGCGCGCGACGGTTCTGGAGGGCGCCGCCTGCCGCCTGAGGCACGACGACGCCGTGGCTGTCCTCAGCGCGGCACGCACGCTGCGCGGCATCGAGGACACCGCCGACCCCGGCGTACGTGCCCTGCTCGACCGCTGCCGGGCCGAGCTGGGCGAGGAGCGGTTCGCGGCCGCCTGGTCGCGCGTCCTCTCCTCACCCGAGTCGTTCGCCCGTCAGGCCAGCGCCCGCAGGTAG
- a CDS encoding formimidoylglutamate deiminase, with the protein MPVRYHAPHAWLGDAVAADVLIEVSGERFTRVTAGVPAPPDAVRLAGLTLPGMADAHSHAFHRALRGRVQADRGTFWTWRSRMYEVAARLDPDSYFALARAVYAEMALAGISCVGEFHYLHHGPGGTPYDDPNAMGAALLAAAGEAGIRITLLDTCYLTGGIGEELHGPQLRFGDGTAAAWASRVSSLRTAGHARVGAALHSVRAVPREQIGTVAGWADLHDAPLHVHLSEQPAENEACQDAYGRTPAGLLADCEALGPRTAAVHATHLTSADIGLLGGTRTGVCMCPTTERDLADGIGPARALADAGSPLSLGSDQHAMIDLFEEARAVELDERLRTRRRGHWTAGELLAAATTAGHTTLGWPEAGRIEPGAYADLVTVSLDSVRLAGAAPDHLPESVVFAASPADVRHVVISGREVVDGGRHLLVEDVPAALAETIAAVTG; encoded by the coding sequence CCCGCACGCGTGGCTCGGCGACGCGGTCGCGGCGGACGTGCTCATCGAGGTCTCGGGGGAGCGGTTCACCCGGGTGACCGCGGGTGTGCCCGCGCCGCCGGACGCCGTACGCCTGGCCGGGCTCACCCTGCCGGGCATGGCCGACGCGCATTCCCACGCGTTCCATCGCGCGCTGCGCGGGCGCGTACAGGCCGATCGTGGCACGTTCTGGACGTGGCGCTCGCGGATGTACGAGGTGGCCGCACGGCTCGATCCGGACTCCTACTTCGCCCTGGCCAGAGCGGTGTACGCGGAGATGGCCCTCGCCGGGATCAGCTGCGTGGGGGAGTTCCACTATCTCCACCACGGTCCAGGCGGCACGCCGTACGACGACCCGAACGCCATGGGCGCGGCGCTCCTCGCCGCGGCCGGCGAGGCGGGCATCCGGATCACCCTTCTCGACACGTGTTATCTGACCGGCGGCATCGGCGAGGAACTGCACGGGCCGCAGCTCCGGTTCGGTGACGGGACGGCCGCGGCCTGGGCGTCGCGCGTGTCCTCGCTGCGCACGGCCGGCCACGCTCGCGTCGGCGCCGCACTCCACTCCGTACGTGCCGTGCCACGTGAGCAGATCGGCACGGTCGCCGGGTGGGCGGACCTGCACGACGCGCCGCTGCACGTCCACCTGTCCGAGCAGCCGGCCGAGAACGAGGCGTGCCAGGACGCCTATGGCCGAACCCCTGCGGGCCTGCTGGCCGACTGCGAGGCCCTCGGCCCGCGAACGGCCGCCGTGCACGCGACGCATCTCACCTCTGCCGACATCGGCCTCCTCGGCGGGACGCGCACCGGCGTCTGCATGTGCCCGACCACCGAACGCGACCTGGCCGACGGCATCGGCCCCGCCCGGGCCCTGGCGGACGCGGGCTCGCCGCTCTCGCTGGGCTCGGACCAGCACGCGATGATCGACCTGTTCGAGGAGGCCAGAGCGGTCGAGCTGGACGAGCGCCTCCGCACCCGGCGGCGCGGCCACTGGACGGCGGGCGAGCTGCTCGCCGCCGCCACGACCGCGGGCCACACCACGCTGGGCTGGCCGGAGGCGGGCCGCATCGAACCGGGCGCGTACGCCGACCTGGTCACCGTGTCCCTCGACTCCGTACGCCTGGCCGGCGCCGCCCCGGACCACCTGCCGGAGTCGGTGGTCTTCGCGGCATCGCCCGCCGACGTACGGCATGTCGTGATCTCAGGTCGCGAGGTCGTCGACGGCGGCCGTCACCTGCTGGTGGAGGACGTCCCCGCCGCGCTCGCCGAGACGATCGCCGCCGTCACGGGGTAG